A window from Candidatus Methylomirabilota bacterium encodes these proteins:
- a CDS encoding aminotransferase class V-fold PLP-dependent enzyme has protein sequence MPTSEREWAALWPLDPAVTFLNHGSYGACPREVLRHQAALRAEMEAEPVRFLGRDLDQRLDAARAALAAFVGADADDLAFVANATGGVNAVLRSLRLSPGDELLTTDHCYQACRNTLDYVAERTGARVVVATIPFPVVSAQEIVDRVLAKATSRTRLALLDHITSPTALVLPIERLIDALAARGIETLVDGAHAPGMVPLDLRRLGAAYYSANCHKWLCTPKGSAFLWVRRDRQADVHPLTISHGARGERAGRTRFRLEFDWTGTQDPTAWLTVPMAIDYLGGLVPGGWPALMARNRALALEARRLICAAVGIEPACPDEMIGSIASMILPDSPATDPTWRARDPIQGRLFEGRGFEVPIMRWPAPPKRLIRISAQLYNDASQYARLAEAVVKELAAERR, from the coding sequence ATGCCGACGAGCGAGCGCGAATGGGCGGCCCTCTGGCCGCTCGATCCGGCCGTCACCTTCCTGAACCACGGCTCCTACGGAGCCTGCCCGCGCGAGGTGCTCCGCCACCAGGCCGCGCTGCGCGCGGAGATGGAGGCGGAGCCGGTGCGCTTCCTCGGGCGCGATCTCGACCAGCGCCTCGACGCGGCGCGCGCCGCCCTCGCCGCCTTCGTGGGCGCCGACGCCGACGATCTGGCGTTCGTCGCCAACGCCACCGGCGGGGTCAACGCGGTGCTGCGCTCGCTGCGTCTGTCTCCGGGCGACGAGCTGCTGACCACCGATCATTGCTACCAGGCCTGCCGCAACACGCTCGACTACGTGGCGGAGCGGACCGGCGCGCGGGTGGTGGTCGCCACCATTCCGTTCCCGGTCGTCTCGGCCCAGGAGATCGTGGACCGCGTGCTCGCGAAGGCCACCTCGCGCACGCGGCTGGCGCTGCTGGATCACATCACGAGCCCCACCGCGCTCGTCCTGCCCATCGAGCGGCTGATCGACGCGCTGGCCGCGCGGGGCATCGAGACGCTGGTGGACGGCGCGCACGCGCCCGGCATGGTGCCGCTCGATCTGCGCCGCCTCGGCGCCGCCTACTACAGCGCCAACTGCCACAAGTGGCTGTGCACGCCCAAGGGCTCCGCGTTCCTCTGGGTGCGCCGCGATCGGCAGGCGGACGTCCATCCGCTCACGATCAGCCACGGGGCCAGGGGCGAGCGCGCGGGCCGCACGCGCTTCCGGCTCGAGTTCGACTGGACGGGCACGCAGGATCCCACCGCGTGGCTCACCGTGCCGATGGCGATCGACTACCTCGGCGGGCTGGTGCCGGGCGGATGGCCGGCGCTGATGGCGCGCAATCGCGCGCTGGCCCTCGAAGCGCGGCGGCTGATCTGCGCGGCGGTCGGCATTGAGCCGGCCTGCCCCGACGAGATGATCGGCTCGATCGCCAGCATGATCCTGCCGGACAGCCCGGCCACCGATCCGACCTGGCGGGCCCGCGATCCGATCCAGGGCCGGCTCTTCGAGGGCCGGGGCTTCGAGGTGCCGATCATGCGGTGGCCGGCGCCGCCGAAGCGGCTGATCCGCATCTCCGCCCAGCTCTACAATGACGCATCGCAATATGCTCGCCTGGCCGAGGCGGTGGTGAAGGAGCTGGCAGCCGAGCGTCGTTAG
- a CDS encoding amidase codes for MTAPDLTRRSLLAGGLALAGAAVMPARAGRAADVALDFVSALDAGRAIRGGQISSLELTTRMLDRIGQHNGKLNAVVALAGDAAERARAADLAAARRDWRGPLHGVPCTIKDCFEVAGVTTAAGSPALRSHVPARDAAVAARLRAAGMVILGKTNVPMFNADWQTYNAVYGQTNNPWDVTRTPGGSTGGGAAALAAGLTYLEVGSDLAGSVRIPSHFCGVYGHKSSLDVIPLRGHIPPPPGIPATPPSTLPVAGPLARSAADLRVALEALGGPDGDEARAWRWSLPPARGARLADYRIGYVLDHPRCPVSPEVGDALAATVEALRKAGAQLTEGWPQGMTAEDQFDTYYMLLVAHFVPPVHADQIPALRQRAAVQDGSYLARYALAVTASDAYMQAMETRRRQARGVWQAYFRTHDAFLLPTALVPAFPHDPAGTPLLRVLATPRGERPYLDICFWTSFASLAGLPATTAPVGLTAGGLPVGVQIVGPYLEDATSIDLAGRLADVVGGFRPPPGF; via the coding sequence GTGACCGCTCCCGATCTCACCCGTCGGTCGCTGCTCGCGGGAGGCCTGGCCCTCGCGGGAGCGGCCGTGATGCCGGCGCGCGCGGGCCGTGCGGCCGACGTCGCGCTCGATTTCGTCTCGGCCCTGGACGCGGGGCGGGCGATCCGCGGCGGGCAGATCTCGTCGCTCGAGCTGACCACTCGGATGCTCGACCGCATCGGGCAGCACAACGGCAAGCTCAACGCGGTGGTGGCCCTCGCCGGCGACGCGGCCGAGCGCGCGCGGGCTGCCGACCTAGCGGCGGCGCGGCGCGACTGGCGGGGCCCGCTCCACGGCGTGCCGTGCACCATCAAGGACTGCTTCGAGGTCGCGGGCGTCACCACCGCCGCGGGATCGCCCGCGCTGCGCAGCCACGTGCCCGCGCGCGACGCGGCGGTGGCCGCGCGCCTCCGGGCCGCCGGCATGGTCATCCTGGGCAAGACCAACGTGCCCATGTTCAACGCCGACTGGCAGACCTACAACGCGGTGTACGGCCAGACCAACAATCCGTGGGACGTCACGCGCACGCCGGGCGGCTCGACCGGCGGCGGGGCCGCCGCTCTCGCGGCGGGCCTCACGTACCTGGAGGTGGGATCCGACCTGGCCGGCTCCGTCCGGATCCCGTCGCACTTCTGCGGGGTCTACGGCCACAAGTCGTCGCTCGACGTGATCCCGCTCCGCGGCCACATCCCGCCGCCGCCCGGCATTCCCGCGACGCCGCCGTCCACGCTGCCGGTGGCCGGGCCGCTCGCCCGCTCCGCGGCGGACCTGCGCGTGGCCCTCGAGGCGCTGGGCGGCCCCGACGGCGACGAGGCGCGCGCGTGGCGCTGGTCGCTGCCGCCGGCGCGCGGGGCGCGGCTGGCCGACTACCGCATCGGCTACGTGCTCGACCATCCGCGCTGCCCGGTATCGCCCGAGGTGGGCGACGCCCTGGCCGCGACGGTCGAGGCGCTGCGCAAGGCGGGGGCGCAGCTCACCGAGGGCTGGCCCCAGGGCATGACGGCCGAGGATCAGTTCGACACCTACTACATGCTGCTCGTGGCCCACTTCGTGCCGCCGGTCCACGCCGATCAGATCCCCGCGCTGCGTCAGCGCGCGGCGGTGCAGGACGGCTCCTATCTCGCGCGGTACGCGCTCGCGGTCACCGCCTCCGACGCCTACATGCAGGCCATGGAGACGCGCCGTCGCCAGGCGCGCGGGGTGTGGCAGGCGTACTTCCGCACCCACGACGCCTTCCTGCTGCCCACCGCGCTGGTCCCGGCGTTTCCCCACGATCCGGCCGGCACCCCGCTGCTGCGCGTGCTCGCTACCCCGCGCGGCGAGCGACCGTATCTGGACATCTGCTTCTGGACTTCCTTCGCGTCGCTCGCCGGTCTGCCCGCGACCACCGCGCCGGTCGGCCTCACGGCGGGCGGGCTGCCGGTCGGCGTGCAGATCGTCGGGCCGTATCTCGAGGACGCCACGTCCATCGACCTGGCCGGCCGCCTCGCCGACGTCGTCGGCGGCTTCCGCCCACCCCCGGGGTTCTGA